In the genome of Nonomuraea sp. NBC_00507, the window GCCGCCGTCCGAGGCCAGGAACGACACCGCCGCCGCCACGTCCTCCGGCGTGCCCATCCGGCGCAGCGGCACCTCCTCCAGGTAGCCGCTCTGGTCGAGCCCTGTGTGCCGCTCCACGGGGATCCAGCCGGGCGCGACCACGTTGACCGTGACGCCGTACGGGCCCAGCTCGCGTGCCCACGCCTCGGTCAGCGCGTGCTGGGCGCTCTTGGCCGCGATGTACGCCGACATGCCGGGCAGGTTGCGGTCGACGACGTCGGAGCCGATCTGGATGACCCGGCCGCCGCCGCGCTCCCGCATGCCGGGCAGCACCGCCTGCACCAGCAGGGTGGGGCTCTTGACGAAGAAGCGGAGCTGGTCGAGGTGGGCCTCCCAGGTGAGGTCCTCCATCGGGATCAGAGGCTGCGGCCCGGTGGCGTTGGCCACCAGCACATCCACCGGGCCGAGGCGTCCGGCGATCCGCTCGACCAGGCCCGCCACGCCGCTCTCCTCGGTGACGTCGGCGAGGAAGCCCTCCGCGACGCCGCCGGCGGCGCGGAGGGCGTCCACGACCTGCTGGACGCCGTCGGCGTCCTTGCCGGCGTTGACGGCGACGGCCAGGCCGTCCGCGGCGAGCCTGCGCGCGATCACGGCTCCCAGGCCGCGGGAGGCGCCGGTGACAAGGGCTACTAAGGTCATGGAGGAGACCTTAGGTCAGCGGGCGGGCTGCAGATCCGCCGGGTGCGGCCCCTCGGTCTCCAGGCGATATTCCTGGCCGGAGACGGCGCGGTTGTCGTCGATGACCCGCTCCGACGGCGGCTGCTCCCCGCCCATGATGGCCTCCTGCATCCTCGAGAACCGCTCGTGGGCCTCCCGCACGTAGCCCGTCCCCAGCGTGGTCTGGTCGATCTGGGTGGCGATCAGGTCCCGGACGTAGGCCTTGTTCGGCTCGAATGTCACCGGCGGCGGCAGGGCCGGCGCCAGCACCTGGCCGGGCTCGCGGCCGTCGAACCGCTTGAACATCTCGGCCGCCAGCCGCAGGTGCTCCAGCTCCATGCTCAGGTGCAGCTCCCAGATGTGCTTCACCTTCGGGTCGGACTCGGTCTCCATGAACGAGTAGTACAGGTAGCACTCGTTGTACTCGTGGGTGAGCAGCATCTCCCACCAGCTCTCCCCGGGGTCCACGAGCGACTCGTAGTGGGTGACGTGCTCTTCCTCGATGAGCGCGATCTCCTGATAGAGCTGGCGGGCGATCGGCTCCATGTACATCGGGCCGACGTTCATGTAGAAGTTCATGGTCTGCTGCTCGGCCGCCATGATCGTCAGTGCGTGCAGGCGGGACAGCGGCTCGGTCGTGGCGCGGTCGTAGGGCTCCCGCACGTTGTCCACGGGGTCGCGGTGGTGCAGATAGGTGGGCCGTCCCGGCATCACCTCGGTGAGATTGTCGACGATCTTCCCGGCCTTGCGGTGCTCGATCATCTCGTACAGGTTGGCGTACCGGTAGAGGTGGTCGAAGTCCTCCAGCACGCCGAACTGGTAGGCCTGCCGCAGGTACGGGTCCGGCTCCATGCGCGCCACCCACGAGGTCAGGTCCACGGCGACCTGTTCGTAGGCGATGGTGGTCTCCAGCACCGAGGCGACGCCGGGCAGCAGCCAGTTGACCACCTTCTGCTGCTGGGCCTCGAGGTAGCGCACCCGGGCCAGCTGCCGCTTGGCCTCCAGGTCCGGACAGTGGCGGGCCAGCTGGTGACTGAAGAGGATCCCCTCCGTCTCGATGCCGTTCATGGTGATGATCCGGCACCGGGTGTACGGGTCGGCGTGGTCGGGATCGATGGGCGTGACATGGAGCTCACGCCAGTCGCGCAGCTGCTCGTCCAGCGGGATGCCCCGCTCCTGCAACGGGTCGAAGGCCATGTCGCCGCCCGTACCCGGCGCATTCTCCGCGTTAAGTCCTCCAACGGCCCGCGTTCGGTAAGGAAACGCGTGCCGTCCGCGGGCCCCGGGTAGGGCGCTGACGTGGCTGAACATGATGTGATCGACCTGCTGACGGCCCAGCACGCGCAGATCAGGGACCTGTTCGACGAGGTCGAGCAGGCGCCGCCGGACAAGGTGGAGGCGGCCTTCGGCCGGTTGACGCGGATGTTGTGCGTGCACGAGACCGCCGAGGAGGAGATCGTCCACCCGTACGCGCGCAGGAAGCTCGACAACGGCCAGGGCGTGGTCGCCGACCGGCTGCACGAGGAGAACCGCGCCAAGCAACTCCTCCTCGACCTGCACAACGACGGCGTGGACCACCCCCGGTTCTGGGAGCGCCTCGCCGACCTGCGCACCGCCGTCACGGCGCACGCGCGAGGCGAGGAGCGGTACGAGTTCGCGAAGCTGCGCGAGCGCACCTCCACGGCCGAGCGGCGGGCCATGGCGGCGGCGGTGCGGGCGGCCGAGAGCCTCGCCCCGGTGCGCCCGCACCCCGGCACGGAGTCCGCCACCAAGAACCTGCTGCTCGGAACGCCCCTGGCGGTGATGGACCGGGCCCGCGAGCTGATCCGCAAGGCCCTCGGAAAGGGATGACGGCATCCTTCGACGCCGGGCGAAATATCGGCGTACTACCGTCGGGAGCATGGAGCACATCGCCCGAGACGCCGACATCGCGCCCGTCGCCGCGCTCATCGCGGATCCGACCCGGGCGGCCATCCTGACAGCCCTGCTCGACGGGCGGGCGCTGGCGGCCGGCGAGCTGGCCAGAGTGGCGGGCGTGAGCGCGGCCACCGCCAGCGCGCACCTGGCCAGGCTGCTCGACGGCCGGCTGGTGGACGTCGTGCGCCAGGGCCGGCACCGCTACTACCGGCTGGCCGGGCACGAGGTGGCCGAGGTGCTGGAGGTGCTGGCCAGGATCAGCGCTCGCCCGCCCGTGCGCTCCCTGCGCCAGTCCCGGCAGGCCAGGATGCTGGAGGAGGCCCGCACCTGCTACGACCACCTCGCGGGCCGCGCCGGGGTGGGACTGCTCGACGGGCTCAGGGAGGGCGGCTACTACGCGGCGCACGACCTGACCGGCGCGGGCGAGCGGCTGCTCGCCGGGCTCGGCGTGGACGTGGCGGGCGCGCGGGGCTCGCGCCGGAGGTTCGCGCCCGAGTGCCTGGACTGGACCGAGCGCAGGTCCCACCTGGGCGGGGCACTGGGGGCGGCGGTCACCGAGGCGCTGTTCGACCGCGGCTGGTTCCGGCGCGGCAGCGTGCCCAGGGCAGTGATCGTCACCGATGAGGGCAGGGAGGGGCTGTCGGCATTGCTCCCAAGTAAGGAGCTAACATCGCATACGCCGGTTACCTAGCAAGTGAGAGAGACCCACCATGCGCGACAACGGAGTCGTGAACGTCGGCCCGGAACCCCTGACTTTCCATGACGTGATCGAGGTGGCCCGGCACGGGGCCGCCGTCCGGCTCACCGACGACGCGGTGGCCGCCATGTCGGCCGCCCGCCAGCGGGTGGACGAGCTGGCCGAGAGCCCGGTGCCCGCGTACGGCATCTCGACCGGGTTCGGGGCGCTCGCCACCCGCCACATCGACCCGGCGCTGCGCACCCAGCTCCAGCGCTCCCTCGTCCGCTCCCACGCGGCCGGCAGCGGCCCCGAGGTGGAGACCGAGGTCGTGCGCGCGCTCATGCTGCTGCGCCTGCGCACGCTCGCCTCGGGCCACACCGGCATCAGGCCCACCACCGCCAAGACCCTGGCCGCGCTGCTCAGCGCCGGGATCACGCCGATCGTGCACGAGTACGGCAGCCTCGGCTGCTCAGGCGACCTGGCGCCGCTGGCGCACGTGGCGCTCACGTTGATGGGCGAGGGCGTCGTACGGGACAAATCCGGAAATATGCTGCCCGCCGCCGAGGCGCTCAAGCAGGCCCACATCGAGCCTGTCGAACTGGCCGCCAAGGAGGGCCTGGCGCTCATCAACGGCACGGACGGCATGCTCGGCATGCTCGTCCTCGCCATCGAGGACCTCACCAGGCTCGTCAGGACCGCCGACGTGAGCGCCGCGATGAGCGTGGAGGCGCTGCTGGGCACCGACCGGGTGTTCATGCCGGAGCTGCAGGCGCTGCGCCCGCACCCGGGGCAGGCGCGCGCCGCCGCCAACATGATGAAGATCCTCAAGGACTCCGGCGTCATGGCCAGCCACCGCGACCCGGAGGCGTGCACCCGCGTCCAGGACGCCTACTCGCTGCGCTGCGCCCCCCAGGTCGCCGGGGCCGCCCGCGACACGATCGCGCACGCGGCGACCGTGGCCGGGTGGGAGCTGGCCAGCGCCGTCGACAACCCGGCCGTGCTGGCCGACGGCCGCGTGGAGTCCAACGGCAACTTCCACGGCGCGCCGGTCGCCTACGTCCTGGACTTCCTGGCCGTCGTGGCCGCCGACCTGGCCTCGATGTCGGAGCGCCGTACCGACCGGTTCCTGGACGTGGCGCGCAACCACGGGCTGCCCGCGTTCCTGGCCCACGACCCGGGCGTGGACTCCGGGCACATGATCGCCCAGTACACCCAGGCCGCGATCGTCTCCGAGCTGAAGCGGCTGGCGGTGCCCGCCAGTGTGGACTCGATCCCCAGCTCGGCCATGCAGGAGGACCACGTGTCCATGGGCTGGTCGGCCGCGCGCAAGCTGCGCAGGTCGATCGACGGCCTGACCCGGGTGCTGGCCGTCGAGGTCCTCACCGCCGCCCGCGCGCTCGACCTGCGGGCCCCGCTGGAGCCCGCGCCCGCTACGGCGGCCGTGGTCAAGGCGCTGCGCGAGACCGTGCCCGCCCCGGGGCCCGACCGCTTCCTGGCGCCGGAGATCGACTGCGCGGTGCGCCTGGTGGCCGACGGGGGAGTGGTGGCCGCCGCCGAGTCGGTCACCGGCCCTCTGGAGTGAGCGCCACGATCAGGTCCACCTCCAGCAGCAACCCCGGCATGAACAGCTTCGACAC includes:
- a CDS encoding SDR family NAD(P)-dependent oxidoreductase; translation: MTLVALVTGASRGLGAVIARRLAADGLAVAVNAGKDADGVQQVVDALRAAGGVAEGFLADVTEESGVAGLVERIAGRLGPVDVLVANATGPQPLIPMEDLTWEAHLDQLRFFVKSPTLLVQAVLPGMRERGGGRVIQIGSDVVDRNLPGMSAYIAAKSAQHALTEAWARELGPYGVTVNVVAPGWIPVERHTGLDQSGYLEEVPLRRMGTPEDVAAAVSFLASDGGAFITGQRVTVNGGHS
- a CDS encoding hemerythrin domain-containing protein, with the translated sequence MAEHDVIDLLTAQHAQIRDLFDEVEQAPPDKVEAAFGRLTRMLCVHETAEEEIVHPYARRKLDNGQGVVADRLHEENRAKQLLLDLHNDGVDHPRFWERLADLRTAVTAHARGEERYEFAKLRERTSTAERRAMAAAVRAAESLAPVRPHPGTESATKNLLLGTPLAVMDRARELIRKALGKG
- a CDS encoding ArsR/SmtB family transcription factor — translated: MEHIARDADIAPVAALIADPTRAAILTALLDGRALAAGELARVAGVSAATASAHLARLLDGRLVDVVRQGRHRYYRLAGHEVAEVLEVLARISARPPVRSLRQSRQARMLEEARTCYDHLAGRAGVGLLDGLREGGYYAAHDLTGAGERLLAGLGVDVAGARGSRRRFAPECLDWTERRSHLGGALGAAVTEALFDRGWFRRGSVPRAVIVTDEGREGLSALLPSKELTSHTPVT
- the hutH gene encoding histidine ammonia-lyase; translation: MRDNGVVNVGPEPLTFHDVIEVARHGAAVRLTDDAVAAMSAARQRVDELAESPVPAYGISTGFGALATRHIDPALRTQLQRSLVRSHAAGSGPEVETEVVRALMLLRLRTLASGHTGIRPTTAKTLAALLSAGITPIVHEYGSLGCSGDLAPLAHVALTLMGEGVVRDKSGNMLPAAEALKQAHIEPVELAAKEGLALINGTDGMLGMLVLAIEDLTRLVRTADVSAAMSVEALLGTDRVFMPELQALRPHPGQARAAANMMKILKDSGVMASHRDPEACTRVQDAYSLRCAPQVAGAARDTIAHAATVAGWELASAVDNPAVLADGRVESNGNFHGAPVAYVLDFLAVVAADLASMSERRTDRFLDVARNHGLPAFLAHDPGVDSGHMIAQYTQAAIVSELKRLAVPASVDSIPSSAMQEDHVSMGWSAARKLRRSIDGLTRVLAVEVLTAARALDLRAPLEPAPATAAVVKALRETVPAPGPDRFLAPEIDCAVRLVADGGVVAAAESVTGPLE